The Gemella haemolysans genome includes a region encoding these proteins:
- the yedF gene encoding sulfurtransferase-like selenium metabolism protein YedF, with protein MSKKYDVVIKSTGMGSGEQELSDNLMKGFIHTLAQKEHLPEHIIFYGEGVKYTAKGSEALEDLKELELRGVKILSCGICVDYYDLTDYLKVGGLTTMSEVIDILSNSELVVEP; from the coding sequence ATGTCAAAAAAATATGATGTTGTTATTAAATCTACAGGAATGGGTAGTGGAGAACAAGAATTAAGTGATAACCTAATGAAAGGGTTTATCCATACTCTTGCTCAAAAAGAACACTTACCAGAGCATATTATATTTTATGGAGAAGGAGTAAAATATACTGCAAAAGGTTCTGAAGCGTTAGAAGATTTAAAAGAACTAGAATTAAGAGGAGTAAAAATACTTTCTTGTGGAATTTGTGTAGACTATTATGACTTAACTGATTACTTAAAAGTAGGTGGACTAACAACTATGTCAGAAGTAATAGATATTTTGTCAAATAGCGAACTAGTTGTTGAACCATAG